The genomic DNA CTAGTATAGCACAGTTGGTTAGCTCTCGTGACCTGCTTGCCTTCACTGCACGTACTTCCAGGTCCCAGGCCAGCCCTGCCCGCTGCCTGACGAGCTTCCTGTCGTTGGCCGATCTGCTCACTGACGGCCTGCCTGAGTTGCTCACCGCCACGGCTTGCGCGTTCGCCTATTTGCTTGCTTGCTTGCTTGCTCGCTCGCTCGCGTGCGGCACAGATGTGCGATGCAGGCCATCCCTGGGGTTATCCTATCCATTCCTGTGGCAGGCCCACGAACCGCTAAAGCGGTGCTGCAGGCAGGGCACAAGTGCTGGCTCCGCTCTGCCAGTCGCCAGCCCCTCATTGAGCGACTGGCTGGCACTTGGTAGGCGGGATGGGACACTCTCGACGCCCTCAATTATCTCTGATAGAATGGCATGAAGGCAACCATACAGGCCACTTTTCTTCCGCCACGAGCATGAAGGAGAAGGCAAGATGACAGAAGTTGGTACGCGGAGCGAAGAACAGCCCGTGCTCCCAATGCAGGGAGTGCCGCAGCCTCGTCGGGAAGAGGTCCTCAATCTACCGCGTGTCCATATATCTCACCACCCGGTGGTGGCGCATAAGATGACCGCCCTGCGCGACAAACGCACGCCGCCCACCGAATTCTATCGCCTGGTGAAGGAAATCGGGGCCTTGCTGGCATACGAGGCCACGGCCAATCTCTCGCTGGAGCCGGTCGAAGTTGAGACGCCACTCCAGAAAACCATCGGTCAACGTTTGGCCGGCGGCATTGGCATTACACCGATTCTCCGCGCTGGTCTGGGACTGGCGGAGGGCTTCCGCGAGGTCATCCCCGATGCCCAGGTCTGGCATCTGGGTCTGCGGCGCGATGAGCGGACACTCCAGGCCCAGGAGTACTATAATCGGCTGCCAAGTACGGTCAATCTGCAGGTCTGCTACGCCGTCGATCCTATGCTGGCCACTGGAGGCTCGGCGATCGATGCCATTTCGATCCTCAAGCAGCGGCATATTCCACGCATCTGCTATGTGGGCATTATCGCCGCCCCCTATGGATTGCTGCGGCTCTCGCAGGCTCATCCAGATATCGACATCTATATTGCCGCTCTTGATGAGAG from Thermogemmatispora onikobensis includes the following:
- the upp gene encoding uracil phosphoribosyltransferase, which produces MQGVPQPRREEVLNLPRVHISHHPVVAHKMTALRDKRTPPTEFYRLVKEIGALLAYEATANLSLEPVEVETPLQKTIGQRLAGGIGITPILRAGLGLAEGFREVIPDAQVWHLGLRRDERTLQAQEYYNRLPSTVNLQVCYAVDPMLATGGSAIDAISILKQRHIPRICYVGIIAAPYGLLRLSQAHPDIDIYIAALDESLNDYGFILPGLGDAGDRQFGTF